The genomic segment GGTTCTGCTCCTGCGAAGCAAAGACCAGAGACTTGCCGTCCGGCGAGAGCTGCGGGTGCGCTGTCGGAGTCGGGTTGACGAGCGTGGGCTTCCCTCCGGCAAGAGGCACTCTCCACATCTGCAGGAAGCCGCCGGCAAAAGATTGAAAGATGACGTCGCGGGCGTCGGACGTAACCAGAGGCCAGTAACTCGCGATGGCAACGAGTTGGACTGGATTCCGTCCATCGCTTTCCGCTTTCCATACCGTTCCGCCCTGACCGATGTAAACCATGGTTTTGCCGTCAGAAGTGAATGCAGGAGCGGATGCGTTTTTGAGAATCTCTTCCGGCTGGTCCCCTCCGGCCGGCAACGCAAAAATAGTATTGCGGGCACCGAAGAAGAGCCGGTCGCCGTGCCATGCCATGACGTTTTGCGGTGTGTTTAATCCGGGGATGGACCGCGCGACCTCACTTCCTTCCGTCGCGGCGGCGTTGCCGATCCACAGTGCACTGTGCTCTTCGGCCCGGGCCGTAACCAATAAATTGCGATCTGCGCCAACGCTGACACCCGTATAAGAGTTAAGGTCATTTGTTATGCGCTTCAGCGTCCCGTCGCCGTACGAAAGCCGCCAAAGCTGAGAGCCTTCGGGGCCCACCTGTGTAATAACCAGTGAGGAGTTATCGATCCAAGCGATAGCGCGGACGGGAATGTCAACGATGCGCATTTTCCCGTCCGTCGTATCGGCCAACACCAGCCGCGAGGCGCTTACGGTTCCGCTGCTGTTGCCTTCTCCCGTCGTCACATATGCGATCAGCTTTCCGTCCGGCGACCATGCGGGCCGGACGTTTTCATTGCCCGGCTGCACGATAGTAGCGAGATGGAGATCCGGCAGCTTTCCTGTGAGCAAAACCTTCTGATTCCGCCCCTCGGCATCGGCAACGATCAGCGAGGTCGGATTGGTGTCTATGTTTGAACGGATGAAAGCCATTCGACGACCATCCGCAGACCATCCGACAGGGCTGTAAACATCGTCCACCAGGAGCTTCGGTGTTCCTCCAAGGAGCGGGACGCGCCACAGCGAAGGCGGTGTACTGATGCTTCTGGGCACACGCAGGAAATCGACGAAGTTGTTGTCCGGAGTGATGGTCAAGCCCCGCATAAAAGATTCGCTTTGCGGTGCGACGATCTGGACGTTACTCGACGTCGCAGTCTGACGAATCCATAGACCTCCCCTGCTGACATACGCGACGAATTTGCCGTCCGGAGAAATTGCAGGTTGCGCGGCATCTCCGCTGGAGGTGACCTGCTCGACTTGCACGTCCGGAGCGGATGTGGTCGCATTCGGAGTCCGCCGTGTTCCGAGAGTATAGAAAACGACGGCCAGGACCAGCACCAACGCGACCGCACCAACCGCGACTCCCGCACGGTGCCTCTTCAACAACGCCGTCGCGACTGCGGCGTCCGAGGAACTCGACGGGGATTCGCTCGTTGCCTGCGACAGAGAGGAGGCCGATTGCGGCATCAGGTTCCCCACCGCAACCGATACCGCAACTTCGGATGCGGACACCGAGCCGGAATCCCGATCGCGCTTCAGCCGTTTGAGATCGGATAGGATCTCCGCGGCACTCTGGCACCTCACATCACGATCCTTCTCAAGCGCTTTCATGATCAGCCGATCCAGATCCGCCGGCGTGTCCGGAATCAATAGCGCAGGACGCACCGGAGTCTTGCCAAGGATTTCGTGGAAAATAACGGCCGAACTGGAACCGCGGAATGGCGCCATGCCGGTGACGGCCTCATAAAAGACGACGCCAAGAGAGAACAGATCGCTTCGGGCATCAAGGTTCTCCCCCCTCGCCTGTTCCGGTGACATGTACGCAACAGTGCCCAGCGTGACTCCATGGTCCGTCAATGGCGTTGCATCCGGCGGCAGGGACTGCCGGACTTCCATTTTCGCCAGACCG from the Terriglobia bacterium genome contains:
- a CDS encoding protein kinase; this translates as MAFLVRYTPDLDAEMNTGDNVSHYRILSLLGRGGMGVVYLADDLTLGRKIALKFLSHDFARDRIAVERFWREARAASALNHPNICTIHEIAEHHGQPFIAMEWLEGQSLRDILQTRRLSLDELLTLAIDVADGLDAAHRAGVVHRDIKPGNVFVLNRNRAKLLDFGLAKMEVRQSLPPDATPLTDHGVTLGTVAYMSPEQARGENLDARSDLFSLGVVFYEAVTGMAPFRGSSSAVIFHEILGKTPVRPALLIPDTPADLDRLIMKALEKDRDVRCQSAAEILSDLKRLKRDRDSGSVSASEVAVSVAVGNLMPQSASSLSQATSESPSSSSDAAVATALLKRHRAGVAVGAVALVLVLAVVFYTLGTRRTPNATTSAPDVQVEQVTSSGDAAQPAISPDGKFVAYVSRGGLWIRQTATSSNVQIVAPQSESFMRGLTITPDNNFVDFLRVPRSISTPPSLWRVPLLGGTPKLLVDDVYSPVGWSADGRRMAFIRSNIDTNPTSLIVADAEGRNQKVLLTGKLPDLHLATIVQPGNENVRPAWSPDGKLIAYVTTGEGNSSGTVSASRLVLADTTDGKMRIVDIPVRAIAWIDNSSLVITQVGPEGSQLWRLSYGDGTLKRITNDLNSYTGVSVGADRNLLVTARAEEHSALWIGNAAATEGSEVARSIPGLNTPQNVMAWHGDRLFFGARNTIFALPAGGDQPEEILKNASAPAFTSDGKTMVYIGQGGTVWKAESDGRNPVQLVAIASYWPLVTSDARDVIFQSFAGGFLQMWRVPLAGGKPTLVNPTPTAHPQLSPDGKSLVFASQEQNQWFISVCDLPDCSPLRHVRPMNIRLFLNKWTPDGRGIAYAPVATAGNIFIHPLDGSQERQLTHFTDPRGIVDFAWSKDGKRLAIARTATSQDIVLFRGIKPMP